The following coding sequences lie in one Microvirga sp. 17 mud 1-3 genomic window:
- a CDS encoding protein-L-isoaspartate O-methyltransferase, whose product MVDFSQARRTMVDSQLRTFDVNDVPVLDAMGSVPRERFVIPGREELAYIDQSILVSDGAERRFMVTPMVLARMIQELRIEPGEKVLDVACGRGYSSAVFCELGAKVTALEADATLAQTAKQILDETGFGSVTVEAGPLDRGIPVEGGYNAILINGAVDVRPEELLRQLANGGRLVCVKGRGRAGRATLYVRSDSAISERALFDAAAPMLAAFEAKPGFVF is encoded by the coding sequence ATGGTCGATTTCTCGCAAGCGCGCCGGACGATGGTCGACAGCCAGCTGCGCACTTTCGATGTGAATGACGTCCCAGTGCTGGATGCCATGGGGAGCGTTCCCCGGGAGCGCTTCGTTATCCCGGGCCGCGAAGAGCTTGCCTATATCGATCAGAGCATTCTCGTCAGCGACGGCGCCGAGCGCCGCTTCATGGTCACCCCCATGGTTCTGGCTCGGATGATCCAGGAGCTGCGAATCGAGCCCGGCGAGAAGGTGCTCGATGTTGCCTGCGGCCGGGGATATTCCTCCGCGGTCTTCTGCGAGCTCGGCGCCAAGGTGACGGCTCTGGAGGCGGACGCGACGCTTGCCCAGACGGCCAAGCAGATTCTCGACGAGACCGGATTCGGATCCGTGACGGTCGAAGCGGGCCCTCTCGACAGGGGTATTCCGGTCGAGGGTGGCTATAATGCCATTCTGATCAACGGCGCCGTGGATGTGCGCCCGGAGGAGCTGCTGCGGCAGCTCGCAAACGGCGGACGTCTCGTCTGCGTGAAGGGGCGCGGGCGTGCCGGACGGGCGACGCTTTATGTGCGCTCGGACAGCGCCATCAGCGAGCGCGCCCTCTTCGATGCGGCCGCTCCCATGCTGGCGGCCTTCGAGGCAAAGCCGGGCTTCGTTTTCTAA
- a CDS encoding deoxyribodipyrimidine photo-lyase, with protein sequence MTGPALVWFRDDYRLADNPALSAAVESGASLLCFAIIDESSQGLRPIGSAARWWLHGSLHALDRSLRGLGSRLVLFRGPAEGVMRRLAETANPSGVFWNRRYQAAEIAIDSAVKADLSGGGIAVRSFNGRLLHEPWQIQNQAGRPYRVFTPYLRAVAARPITAPLPRPKGLKPGQWPSAALESSVSLADLRLEPTHPDWAAPFSAIWCRGEDGARDRLTEFLEEDLGGYAVRRDFPAAEATSRLSPHLRFGEISPRQIWHAAKMRGDGSESHVAKFLSEVVWRDFCHQQLYDDPDLATAPSDPRFEGFRWADGLTSLIAWQKGRTGYPIVDAGMRQLWQAGWMHNRVRMIVGSFLVKHLLTDWRHGEAWFWDTLLDADAANNAFNWQWIAGSGPDSSPFHRIFNPVTQGEKFDPDGAYIRAYVPELAGLPAPHIHKPWEAPREILQQAGIVPGKTYPLPIVDHAAARERALDAYRALRALQPGSGDSA encoded by the coding sequence TTGACCGGTCCTGCCCTCGTCTGGTTTCGCGACGATTACCGCTTGGCCGACAATCCGGCCCTGAGCGCCGCCGTCGAGAGCGGAGCCTCCCTCCTCTGCTTCGCCATCATCGACGAATCGTCGCAGGGCCTGCGCCCCATCGGCTCCGCCGCCCGCTGGTGGCTGCACGGCTCGCTCCATGCCCTCGATCGCTCCCTGCGGGGTCTCGGAAGCCGCCTGGTTCTCTTTCGGGGCCCGGCGGAGGGGGTGATGAGGCGCCTTGCCGAGACCGCGAATCCCTCAGGCGTTTTCTGGAATCGTCGCTATCAGGCGGCCGAGATTGCCATAGACAGCGCCGTTAAGGCGGATCTGAGCGGCGGGGGAATCGCCGTCCGCAGCTTCAATGGGCGCCTCCTCCACGAACCGTGGCAGATCCAGAATCAGGCCGGCCGGCCCTATCGGGTCTTCACCCCCTATCTCCGCGCCGTTGCGGCAAGGCCGATCACCGCCCCCCTGCCCCGCCCTAAGGGACTCAAGCCCGGCCAATGGCCTTCCGCGGCTCTCGAATCGAGCGTCTCCCTGGCGGATCTCCGGCTCGAGCCAACCCATCCGGACTGGGCTGCGCCCTTCTCGGCCATCTGGTGCCGGGGCGAGGACGGCGCCCGTGATCGGCTGACGGAATTCCTTGAGGAGGATCTGGGCGGCTATGCCGTCCGGCGCGATTTTCCGGCCGCGGAAGCAACGTCGCGCCTGTCTCCCCATCTCCGCTTCGGAGAGATCAGCCCGCGCCAGATCTGGCACGCCGCGAAGATGCGCGGCGATGGGAGCGAAAGCCATGTGGCGAAGTTCCTGAGCGAGGTCGTCTGGCGCGACTTCTGCCACCAGCAGCTCTATGACGATCCCGATCTCGCAACGGCTCCATCCGACCCGCGCTTTGAAGGATTTCGATGGGCCGACGGTTTGACCTCCCTCATTGCCTGGCAGAAAGGCCGGACCGGGTATCCGATTGTCGATGCAGGGATGCGTCAGCTTTGGCAGGCAGGCTGGATGCACAATCGCGTCCGGATGATCGTCGGATCCTTCCTCGTGAAGCATCTCCTGACCGACTGGCGGCATGGGGAGGCCTGGTTCTGGGACACGCTGCTGGATGCCGACGCTGCCAACAATGCCTTCAACTGGCAGTGGATCGCCGGCTCGGGGCCGGATTCCTCGCCATTCCACCGCATCTTCAATCCCGTAACCCAGGGCGAGAAATTCGATCCCGACGGGGCCTATATCCGTGCCTATGTGCCGGAACTCGCGGGCCTGCCGGCCCCGCATATCCACAAGCCCTGGGAGGCGCCGCGCGAGATCCTGCAACAGGCGGGAATCGTGCCCGGCAAGACCTATCCTCTTCCCATAGTGGACCATGCTGCAGCCCGTGAGCGCGCCCTCGACGCATACCGGGCCTTGCGCGCATTG